In Streptomyces thermolilacinus SPC6, a single genomic region encodes these proteins:
- a CDS encoding DNA-formamidopyrimidine glycosylase family protein gives MPEGDTIWLTAHRMHDALAGRLLTRSDLRVPKLATVDLTGRAVVGVVPRGKHLLTRIEGGLTLHSHLRMDGAWQLYASDERWRGGPGHQIRAILGTAAHTAVGYRLPVLDLLRTVDEPAVVGHLGPDLLGPDWDFEEAVRRVMADPDRPLGEALLDQRNLAGIGNVYKCELAFLARVTPWLPVGELSAGVPERLVTTARRLLEENKGRFDRRTIPGNRPDRKLYVYGRAQQPCYRCGVPIRWDGGGTGPADRVSYWCPGCQSGPAPA, from the coding sequence ATGCCCGAAGGAGACACGATCTGGCTGACCGCCCACCGGATGCACGACGCGCTCGCGGGCCGGCTCCTCACCCGGTCCGATCTGCGCGTCCCGAAGCTCGCCACCGTCGATCTGACCGGCCGGGCCGTCGTCGGCGTCGTCCCGCGCGGAAAGCACCTGCTGACGCGGATCGAGGGCGGTCTGACGCTCCACTCGCATCTGCGGATGGACGGCGCCTGGCAGCTGTACGCCTCCGACGAGCGCTGGCGCGGCGGGCCGGGGCACCAGATCCGGGCGATCCTCGGCACGGCCGCGCACACGGCGGTCGGCTACCGGCTGCCCGTCCTGGACCTGCTGCGCACGGTCGACGAACCGGCCGTCGTGGGTCACCTCGGCCCCGATCTGCTCGGCCCGGACTGGGACTTCGAGGAGGCCGTACGCCGTGTCATGGCGGACCCGGACCGCCCGCTCGGCGAGGCCCTCCTCGATCAACGGAACCTGGCGGGAATCGGCAACGTCTACAAGTGCGAGCTGGCGTTCCTGGCCCGCGTCACGCCCTGGCTCCCGGTCGGCGAACTCTCCGCCGGAGTACCGGAACGGCTCGTAACGACGGCCCGCCGCCTGCTGGAGGAGAACAAGGGCCGCTTCGACCGGCGCACCATCCCCGGCAACCGCCCCGACCGCAAGCTGTACGTGTACGGGCGCGCCCAGCAGCCGTGCTACCGCTGCGGCGTGCCGATCCGCTGGGACGGCGGCGGCACCGGACCGGCCGACCGCGTCTCGTACTGGTGCCCCGGCTGCCAGTCCGGCCCGGCACCCGCGTGA